The following are from one region of the Tenacibaculum dicentrarchi genome:
- the deoC gene encoding deoxyribose-phosphate aldolase, protein MQLNTYIDHTLLKATATDNDIIQLCEQAKQYGFYAVCVNGCYVKLAKETLVDSDVKIAAVIGFPLGAMTTEVKIFEAVNCIENGASEIDMVINVGKLLASEYDYVENEIRLIKKAIGNNVLKVIFENCYLSEEKMKTVCLLAVNAGANFIKTSTGFATGGATFKQIELMKFTVENSVQIKAAGGIKDIETAAKYIKLGATRLGTSAGVSLVTKGFSENDNY, encoded by the coding sequence ATGCAATTAAATACCTATATAGACCATACTTTACTAAAAGCAACCGCTACAGATAACGATATTATACAACTGTGTGAACAAGCCAAGCAATATGGTTTTTATGCCGTTTGTGTAAATGGCTGTTATGTGAAACTAGCAAAAGAAACTTTAGTGGATTCTGATGTGAAAATAGCCGCTGTTATTGGGTTTCCTTTAGGGGCAATGACTACCGAGGTTAAAATTTTTGAGGCAGTTAATTGTATTGAAAATGGCGCATCAGAAATTGATATGGTTATTAATGTTGGTAAATTGTTAGCTAGCGAGTATGATTATGTTGAAAACGAAATAAGGCTGATAAAAAAAGCCATCGGAAATAATGTTTTAAAAGTAATTTTTGAGAATTGTTATTTATCCGAAGAAAAAATGAAAACAGTTTGTTTACTCGCGGTAAATGCAGGTGCTAACTTTATAAAAACATCGACAGGTTTTGCTACAGGTGGCGCTACTTTTAAACAGATTGAATTGATGAAATTTACGGTTGAAAATAGCGTGCAAATAAAAGCAGCTGGGGGTATTAAAGATATCGAAACAGCAGCAAAATATATTAAACTAGGCGCAACTCGCTTAGGAACATCAGCAGGGGTTTCTTTGGTTACTAAAGGGTTTTCTGAAAATGATAATTATTAA
- a CDS encoding AraC family ligand binding domain-containing protein produces the protein MKVASFLEDIKFNEHKPAVSLLLDTDFSKEIRVVFKKGQVMEDHQAPFAIIVQVIKGSIDFGVNNEIKQLNAGDVISLKPQVVHNLTALDESVVRLSLSKLDTLKRVENV, from the coding sequence ATGAAAGTAGCCTCATTTTTAGAAGATATTAAGTTTAATGAACATAAACCAGCAGTATCATTATTATTGGATACTGATTTTTCCAAAGAAATACGTGTTGTCTTTAAAAAAGGACAAGTTATGGAAGACCATCAAGCACCTTTTGCAATAATTGTTCAGGTGATAAAAGGTAGTATTGATTTTGGTGTAAATAATGAAATAAAACAATTAAATGCTGGAGATGTTATTTCATTAAAACCACAAGTAGTACATAATTTAACTGCTTTAGATGAAAGTGTTGTACGTTTGTCATTATCCAAATTAGATACTTTAAAAAGAGTTGAAAACGTATAA
- a CDS encoding heavy metal translocating P-type ATPase, translating into MENAKCFHCGNECDTKTITIKEKSFCCNGCKTVFEIFSENDLTCYYDFQNNPGAIPEEIQGKYDFLDNKEITDKLLEFNDGNLHVVNLYIPHIHCSSCIWVLENLHKLQQNISSSQVDFPKKTVRITYNSEIISLKEIVLLLSSIGYEPYISLEDYEVGKKKVDRSLIYKLGIAGFSFGNVMFLSFPEYFEVSGFWLEQYKGIFRWLMFIFSLPVVFYAGQDYFISAYKGLRSKILNIDVPIALGIAVLFIRSSAEIIFDIGTGFFDSLTGLVFFLLLGKFFQQKTYNFLSFERDYKSYFPIAVTRVSSEGKEENVQIYDVEKGDRLLIRNQELIPVDGILINGNAKIDYSFVTGEAVPVAKKSGDKLFAGGKQLSGVLEMEVLTSVSQSYLTQLWSNDVFKKDKNSSFKTLTDRISQNFTVTVLIIAFISTAFWLYYDASKALNVFTAVLIIACPCAIALAAPFTLGNMLRIFGKKKFYLKNATVVEQLAVIDSVIFDKTGTLTTSKENQIDYKGSELSSEEKSILKSVLRASNHPLSRMLYGFLSAEMLPIDSFKEYTGKGIEATYKNRIIKIGSSSFVNNTDEKINLDTSVHISFDGIYKGKYVFKNAYRNGVKELFSELNTNYNLAVVSGDNEGEKKFLEDLLPKNTSFLFNQKPEDKLNYVENLQNKGQSVIMIGDGLNDAGALAQSNVGISLSENINVFSPACDAILDASKFNEIGNYIKASKKAIKIIKYSFILSLCYNLIGLYFATTGQLKPVIAAILMPLSSISIVLFTTIATNLLGKKIK; encoded by the coding sequence ATGGAAAACGCAAAATGTTTTCATTGTGGTAACGAATGTGATACCAAAACCATCACTATAAAAGAGAAATCTTTTTGTTGTAATGGTTGTAAAACGGTTTTTGAAATTTTTTCAGAAAATGATTTAACCTGTTACTATGATTTTCAAAACAATCCTGGAGCAATTCCAGAAGAAATTCAAGGAAAATATGACTTTCTTGATAATAAAGAAATTACCGATAAACTATTAGAGTTTAATGATGGTAACTTACATGTTGTTAATTTATATATACCTCATATACATTGTAGTTCTTGTATTTGGGTACTAGAAAATTTACATAAATTACAACAAAATATTAGTTCATCACAAGTTGATTTCCCTAAAAAAACAGTTCGAATTACGTATAATTCTGAAATTATTTCTTTAAAAGAAATTGTTTTATTGTTGAGTTCTATCGGATATGAACCTTATATCAGTTTAGAAGATTACGAAGTTGGAAAAAAGAAAGTTGACCGAAGTTTAATTTATAAATTAGGAATTGCAGGTTTTTCTTTTGGAAATGTGATGTTTTTATCTTTTCCAGAATATTTTGAAGTATCTGGTTTTTGGTTAGAACAATACAAAGGAATATTTCGTTGGTTGATGTTTATTTTCTCATTGCCTGTGGTTTTTTATGCGGGGCAAGATTATTTTATATCGGCATATAAAGGGTTGCGCTCTAAAATTTTAAATATTGATGTTCCTATTGCTTTAGGAATTGCTGTTTTATTTATCCGAAGTTCTGCTGAAATTATTTTTGATATCGGAACTGGTTTTTTTGATAGTTTAACAGGCTTAGTTTTCTTCTTGTTATTAGGGAAGTTTTTTCAGCAGAAAACATATAATTTCTTGTCTTTTGAACGTGATTATAAATCGTATTTTCCTATTGCGGTAACCAGAGTTTCATCCGAAGGAAAAGAAGAAAATGTACAAATTTATGATGTTGAAAAAGGTGATAGGCTATTAATTAGAAATCAGGAATTAATTCCTGTTGATGGAATTTTAATTAACGGAAATGCAAAAATCGATTACAGTTTTGTTACAGGTGAAGCAGTTCCTGTAGCTAAAAAATCAGGAGATAAATTATTTGCAGGAGGAAAGCAATTATCGGGAGTTTTAGAAATGGAAGTTTTAACTTCGGTTTCGCAAAGTTATTTAACGCAATTGTGGAGTAATGATGTATTTAAGAAAGATAAAAATTCATCATTTAAAACATTAACAGATAGAATAAGTCAGAATTTTACGGTAACCGTTTTAATAATTGCTTTTATTTCAACTGCATTTTGGCTGTATTATGATGCTAGCAAAGCCTTAAATGTTTTTACTGCTGTCTTAATTATTGCCTGTCCGTGTGCTATTGCTTTAGCAGCTCCGTTTACTTTAGGAAATATGCTTCGGATTTTTGGAAAGAAGAAATTCTACTTAAAAAATGCCACAGTTGTAGAACAATTGGCGGTAATTGATAGTGTTATTTTTGATAAAACAGGAACACTTACAACAAGTAAAGAAAATCAAATTGATTATAAAGGAAGCGAATTGTCATCCGAAGAAAAATCAATATTAAAAAGTGTTTTACGAGCTTCAAATCATCCGTTAAGTAGAATGTTATATGGTTTTTTATCGGCAGAAATGTTGCCTATTGATAGTTTTAAAGAGTACACAGGAAAAGGAATTGAAGCTACTTATAAAAACAGAATTATAAAAATAGGTTCATCATCTTTTGTGAATAATACTGATGAAAAAATTAACTTAGATACTTCTGTACATATTAGTTTTGATGGAATTTATAAAGGAAAATATGTGTTTAAAAATGCGTACAGAAATGGTGTAAAAGAGTTGTTTTCTGAATTAAATACGAATTATAATTTGGCGGTTGTTTCTGGTGATAATGAAGGCGAAAAGAAATTTTTAGAAGATTTATTACCTAAAAACACCTCATTTTTATTCAATCAAAAGCCAGAAGATAAATTAAATTATGTTGAGAATTTACAAAATAAAGGGCAAAGCGTAATTATGATTGGTGATGGTTTAAATGATGCAGGAGCATTGGCACAAAGTAATGTTGGAATTTCATTATCAGAAAATATTAATGTGTTTTCACCTGCTTGTGATGCTATTTTAGATGCTTCAAAATTTAATGAAATTGGCAATTATATAAAGGCATCAAAAAAGGCAATCAAAATAATTAAGTATAGTTTTATACTATCATTATGTTATAATTTAATCGGATTATATTTTGCAACAACAGGACAATTAAAACCTGTAATTGCAGCAATATTAATGCCTTTAAGTTCTATTAGTATTGTTTTGTTTACAACGATTGCAACAAATTTATTAGGAAAAAAAATAAAATAA
- a CDS encoding Crp/Fnr family transcriptional regulator has translation MSKCEQCIIREFNSLKSLTKDELIRISGCKTSKKVKKGDVLFEEGEHINGVFCIKNGICKVSKMSDNGRDQIVNLVRKGDLLGERSLINDEASNLKAIAVNDMEICFIPKEEIVRDLEENQKFTMDVLKTMASSLKTADDFIVDMAQKTVKQRLASTLLNLDNKFKNNENGALGIHLSREDIANIIGTATESAIRLLSEFKKKKLIDLKGKEVFILDKQTLKDISIGF, from the coding sequence ATGAGTAAATGTGAACAATGTATTATTCGTGAATTTAACTCTCTAAAATCACTCACAAAAGATGAATTAATTAGAATTTCAGGATGTAAAACTTCTAAAAAGGTAAAAAAAGGTGATGTTTTATTTGAAGAAGGTGAACATATAAATGGTGTTTTTTGTATTAAAAACGGTATTTGTAAAGTTTCAAAAATGAGTGATAATGGTAGAGATCAAATTGTAAATTTGGTAAGAAAAGGCGATTTATTAGGCGAACGGAGTTTAATTAATGATGAAGCTTCTAACTTAAAAGCCATAGCCGTAAATGATATGGAGATTTGTTTTATCCCTAAAGAAGAAATTGTTAGAGATTTAGAAGAGAACCAAAAATTTACTATGGATGTTCTTAAAACAATGGCATCTTCTCTTAAAACTGCAGATGATTTTATTGTTGATATGGCACAAAAAACGGTTAAACAACGTTTAGCTTCTACTTTATTAAACCTTGATAATAAATTTAAAAATAATGAAAATGGGGCTTTAGGGATTCATTTATCAAGAGAAGATATTGCTAATATTATCGGAACAGCTACAGAATCGGCAATTCGGTTACTTTCTGAATTTAAAAAGAAAAAATTAATTGATTTAAAAGGAAAAGAAGTTTTTATTCTTGATAAACAAACGTTAAAAGATATTTCTATTGGGTTTTAA
- a CDS encoding nitric-oxide reductase large subunit — protein MRKIWTWFIAVVVLSFVALIWVGTEVYQTQPPIPNMVTVKNTGEVVYTKEDIQIGQNVWESIGGMEVGSIWGHGSYVAPDWSADWIHKEAVFLLNYWAKKDFNTGYDVLNVEQKAALKARLIKNIKTNTYDTSTGKIQISDERLLAIKENSKYYASIFSEGYEQYAIPKGALTNVDKLSKLNAFLFWTSWAASTNRPNKDYTYTSNWPHEPLIDNTITADSQLWSGFSIILLLLFIGLLTYYYIVNHEKVEAVTNPKSDPLLNMKMFKSQKAVLKYFIVISLLIALQVILGIVTVHYTVEGQAFFGFNLSEFLPYSVTRTWHTQLAVFWIAATWLATGLFLAPIISGKEMKYQVFGINFLFVALLIIVLGSMLGEWLGIHQFLDLTTNFFFGHQGYEYMDLGRFWQIFLGIGLVLWMFMVGRHVLYGIRKKDDSKHLLIILLIAVIAIGMFFFSGLMYGENSTLPVINYWRWWLVHLWVEGFFEVFATVIIAYIFSRMKVISMKTAGKVSVASATIFLSGGIIGTLHHLYYSGTPVQAIALGATFSALEVVPLTLMGFEIRENWNLLKGNNWIQRYKWPIYFFISVAFWNMLGAGVLGFLINPPIALYYIQGLNTTAVHAHAALFGVYGMLGMGFILICLRFYSDELWNEKLIRNSFWLLNIGLILMIVLSMLPVGIIQAYTSITKGYSFARDAELLYSPTVQTLKWMRMIGDTVFSVGIGYFCYFVIKVTVGALKMKKNVN, from the coding sequence ATGAGAAAAATTTGGACATGGTTTATAGCTGTAGTAGTACTATCCTTTGTGGCGTTAATTTGGGTAGGAACGGAAGTTTATCAAACCCAGCCACCGATACCAAACATGGTAACGGTAAAAAATACAGGCGAAGTTGTTTACACAAAAGAAGATATTCAAATAGGGCAAAATGTTTGGGAATCAATAGGAGGAATGGAAGTAGGTTCTATTTGGGGGCATGGTAGTTATGTTGCTCCAGATTGGTCGGCCGATTGGATTCATAAAGAAGCCGTATTTCTGTTAAATTATTGGGCGAAAAAAGATTTTAATACAGGATATGATGTTTTAAATGTAGAGCAAAAAGCAGCATTAAAAGCACGATTAATTAAAAATATTAAAACCAATACCTATGATACAAGTACAGGAAAAATTCAAATATCAGATGAAAGATTACTAGCGATTAAAGAAAATTCAAAATATTATGCTAGTATTTTTTCTGAAGGATATGAGCAATATGCAATTCCAAAAGGAGCTTTAACTAATGTTGATAAATTAAGTAAGTTAAATGCTTTTTTATTCTGGACATCATGGGCAGCGAGTACCAATAGACCCAATAAAGATTATACATATACGTCAAATTGGCCTCACGAACCATTAATTGATAACACGATTACAGCCGATTCTCAATTATGGTCAGGTTTTTCAATTATATTATTACTATTATTTATAGGGCTTTTAACTTATTATTATATTGTAAATCATGAAAAAGTAGAGGCAGTTACCAACCCAAAATCAGATCCGTTATTAAACATGAAAATGTTTAAATCGCAAAAAGCAGTATTAAAATATTTTATTGTTATTTCATTATTAATTGCATTACAAGTAATTTTAGGTATTGTAACGGTACATTATACGGTAGAAGGACAGGCTTTTTTTGGCTTTAATTTATCAGAATTTTTACCGTATTCAGTAACTAGAACTTGGCATACGCAATTAGCAGTTTTTTGGATTGCTGCCACTTGGTTAGCAACAGGATTATTTTTAGCACCTATAATTAGTGGAAAAGAAATGAAATATCAAGTATTTGGTATTAATTTTTTATTCGTAGCTTTATTGATAATTGTATTAGGTTCTATGCTAGGAGAATGGTTAGGAATTCATCAGTTTTTAGACTTAACAACGAATTTTTTCTTTGGGCACCAAGGGTATGAATACATGGATTTAGGGCGTTTTTGGCAAATATTTTTAGGTATTGGTTTAGTTTTATGGATGTTTATGGTTGGAAGACACGTACTATATGGAATTCGTAAAAAAGATGATTCAAAACATTTATTAATTATCTTATTAATAGCAGTAATTGCTATTGGGATGTTCTTTTTCTCAGGATTGATGTATGGCGAAAATAGTACATTACCTGTAATTAATTACTGGCGTTGGTGGTTGGTACATTTATGGGTAGAAGGATTTTTTGAAGTATTTGCAACTGTAATAATTGCCTATATTTTTTCAAGAATGAAAGTAATATCAATGAAAACAGCAGGGAAAGTATCGGTAGCATCAGCAACTATATTTTTATCAGGAGGAATTATAGGAACACTTCATCATTTATATTATTCAGGAACACCAGTACAGGCAATTGCTTTAGGGGCAACTTTTAGTGCTTTAGAAGTAGTTCCATTAACTTTAATGGGCTTTGAAATTCGTGAAAACTGGAATTTATTAAAAGGAAATAACTGGATACAGCGTTATAAATGGCCTATATATTTCTTTATATCAGTAGCATTTTGGAATATGTTAGGGGCAGGAGTTTTAGGGTTTTTAATTAATCCACCAATTGCATTGTACTATATTCAAGGATTAAATACCACTGCTGTACATGCACATGCTGCATTATTTGGAGTTTATGGAATGTTAGGAATGGGATTTATTTTGATATGTTTACGTTTTTATTCAGATGAATTATGGAATGAAAAACTAATTAGAAATTCATTTTGGCTTTTAAATATCGGTTTAATTTTGATGATTGTATTAAGCATGCTTCCCGTAGGAATTATACAGGCATATACTTCAATTACCAAAGGATATTCATTTGCAAGAGATGCGGAATTATTATACAGCCCAACAGTGCAAACCTTAAAATGGATGCGTATGATTGGAGATACCGTATTTTCAGTAGGAATTGGTTATTTCTGTTATTTTGTTATAAAAGTAACTGTTGGTGCTTTGAAAATGAAAAAAAATGTTAATTAA
- a CDS encoding RrF2 family transcriptional regulator encodes MFSKSCEYGLRAAIYIAEQSSLKKKVGLKEIASAIDSPEPFTGKILQILTKNNIASSLKGPHGGFFIEEVNLKKIKLSNIVSVLDGDTIYTGCALGLKQCDHNSPCPLHIKFIEIRESLKVMLEETTLYDILYSEDKKNTFWLKR; translated from the coding sequence ATGTTTTCAAAATCTTGTGAATATGGTTTAAGAGCAGCTATTTATATCGCAGAGCAATCTAGTTTGAAGAAAAAAGTAGGGCTTAAAGAAATTGCAAGTGCTATTGACTCTCCTGAACCATTTACAGGTAAAATATTACAAATTTTAACGAAAAATAATATAGCAAGTTCTTTAAAAGGACCACATGGAGGTTTTTTTATTGAAGAAGTAAATTTAAAAAAAATAAAACTAAGTAATATCGTATCAGTATTAGATGGTGATACTATTTATACGGGATGTGCTTTAGGATTAAAACAATGTGACCATAACTCACCGTGTCCTTTACATATAAAGTTTATCGAAATAAGAGAAAGTTTAAAAGTAATGCTAGAAGAAACCACTTTATATGATATTTTATATTCAGAAGATAAAAAGAATACTTTTTGGTTAAAGAGGTAA
- a CDS encoding DUF3467 domain-containing protein: MENNKDPQLNIELDQDIAEGTYSNLAVINHSLSEFIVDFINIMPGIPKPKVKSRIILTPQHAKRLAKALVENVQKFEQTNGEIKDYEQPPIPMNFGGTTGEA; encoded by the coding sequence ATGGAAAACAATAAAGACCCACAATTAAATATTGAATTAGATCAAGATATTGCTGAAGGAACCTATAGTAATTTAGCGGTAATCAATCATTCATTATCAGAATTTATCGTTGATTTTATCAATATTATGCCAGGTATTCCAAAACCAAAGGTAAAATCAAGAATTATTTTAACACCACAACATGCTAAAAGACTTGCAAAAGCTTTGGTTGAAAATGTTCAAAAATTTGAACAAACAAATGGTGAAATAAAAGATTACGAACAGCCACCTATTCCAATGAATTTTGGAGGAACAACAGGGGAAGCTTAA